The Neobacillus sp. PS3-34 genome has a window encoding:
- the pstC gene encoding phosphate ABC transporter permease subunit PstC codes for MDGELRGKVLVTLSAIIMISATIAITIFLGTKGVQSFIKNGVSLIEFLTSKHWNPTNAADPQYGALPFIFGSFAVTMLSALVAAPLGIGGAIFMTEIAPSWGRKILQPVIELLVGIPSVVYGFIGLTVLVPFIRGHVGALGFSLLSGTIVLAIMILPTITTIATDAMSSIPKTLKEGSFALGATRWQTIRKVLIPAAMPTLLTAIVLGMARAFGEALAVQMVIGNVRNLPSSILDASATLTTIITLNMGNTTYGSIENNTLWSMGLILLIMSFGFILLIRYLSARRKI; via the coding sequence ATGGATGGGGAATTACGAGGAAAAGTTCTGGTTACATTGAGTGCGATCATTATGATTTCAGCGACTATAGCTATTACTATTTTTCTTGGTACAAAAGGGGTGCAGTCTTTTATTAAAAACGGTGTAAGTCTTATTGAATTCTTAACCAGTAAGCACTGGAATCCGACAAATGCAGCAGACCCACAATATGGAGCTCTCCCCTTTATATTTGGGTCCTTTGCAGTTACAATGCTGTCAGCTCTTGTGGCAGCTCCTCTTGGAATTGGCGGAGCTATTTTTATGACGGAAATTGCTCCTTCATGGGGCAGGAAAATTCTTCAGCCCGTTATTGAGTTATTAGTCGGAATTCCATCTGTTGTTTATGGCTTCATCGGGCTTACAGTACTTGTTCCTTTTATTAGAGGGCATGTGGGGGCACTTGGCTTTAGTTTACTTTCTGGAACCATTGTCCTTGCCATAATGATTCTGCCTACAATTACAACTATTGCTACGGATGCAATGAGTTCAATTCCAAAGACCCTTAAAGAGGGCTCATTTGCCTTAGGCGCTACAAGGTGGCAGACAATAAGAAAAGTATTGATACCAGCTGCGATGCCAACATTGCTGACAGCTATTGTTCTTGGTATGGCAAGGGCGTTTGGAGAAGCTTTGGCAGTACAAATGGTAATTGGAAATGTTCGAAATCTGCCATCAAGTATTCTCGATGCATCTGCTACATTAACAACTATCATTACACTGAATATGGGTAACACAACTTACGGAAGTATTGAAAATAATACATTGTGGTCAATGGGATTAATCTTATTAATAATGTCATTCGGCTTTATCCTTTTAATCCGCTATCTTTCAGCAAGGAGGAAGATATAA
- a CDS encoding phosphate ABC transporter substrate-binding protein, which translates to MKNFKKLGLLMMLAALMVFAAACGGASDKNKNDKTTEKKNLSGSLVVSGSSAMQPLVAAAAEEFMNNNPKVDIQVNAGGSGTGLSQVSEGSVQIGNSDLFAEEKIPDKASELVDHKVAVVGMTAAVNPKVGIKDIKKEDLIKVFTGKITNWKELGGKDQKIVLVNRPDSSGTRAVFNKFALDGATPAEGVTEDSSPTVKKIISETDGAIGYLAFSFFTDKAVTPLAIDGVEPTDENVQSGKFPVWAYEHSYTKGEPNELAKAFLDYMMSDDVQNTIVKDQGYLSVKKMQVERDAKGNQKNL; encoded by the coding sequence ATGAAAAATTTCAAGAAATTAGGCCTGCTTATGATGCTAGCAGCATTAATGGTATTTGCAGCTGCTTGCGGTGGAGCTTCTGATAAAAACAAAAATGATAAGACAACAGAAAAGAAAAACTTATCTGGTTCATTAGTAGTATCCGGTTCATCTGCAATGCAACCACTTGTTGCAGCGGCGGCTGAAGAGTTCATGAATAATAATCCTAAAGTTGATATCCAGGTTAATGCCGGCGGTTCAGGTACAGGTCTTTCTCAGGTTTCTGAAGGTTCAGTTCAAATCGGTAACTCTGATTTGTTCGCTGAAGAAAAAATTCCTGACAAAGCAAGTGAACTTGTTGACCACAAAGTTGCAGTAGTTGGTATGACAGCTGCAGTAAATCCTAAGGTTGGTATTAAAGACATTAAAAAAGAAGACTTAATTAAAGTATTCACAGGTAAAATCACAAACTGGAAAGAGCTAGGCGGAAAAGACCAAAAAATCGTTCTTGTAAACCGTCCGGATTCTTCAGGTACACGTGCAGTATTCAATAAATTTGCTCTTGATGGAGCAACACCTGCAGAAGGTGTAACAGAAGATTCTTCACCTACAGTTAAAAAAATCATTAGCGAAACAGATGGTGCAATCGGATATCTTGCTTTCTCATTCTTTACTGATAAAGCAGTAACTCCACTTGCAATTGATGGAGTAGAACCAACTGATGAAAATGTACAATCCGGAAAATTCCCAGTATGGGCTTACGAGCACTCTTATACAAAGGGCGAGCCTAACGAATTAGCAAAAGCATTTCTTGACTACATGATGAGCGACGATGTTCAAAACACAATCGTGAAGGACCAAGGTTATCTTTCAGTTAAGAAAATGCAAGTTGAACGTGATGCAAAAGGAAATCAGAAAAATCTATAA
- the pstA gene encoding phosphate ABC transporter permease PstA produces the protein MNSRTADRIATGVFIAIAVIIITILVALFSYILFNGLKYVSFDFITTPSSNIRAGGGIRDQLFNSLYILFITMLITIPLGLGGGIYMAEYAKPGKVTNAIRSCIEVLASLPSIVIGMFGLLMFVNLTGWGYTILGGALALTVFNLPVMVRVSEDAIRSVPRDQKEASLALGITHWHTIKTILLPSAFPSILTGAILASGRVFGEAASLLFTAGQSTPRLDYADWNPFSDMSPLNIFRPAETLAVHIWALNTQGIIPDVKEISNGSAAVLIISVLIFNLSARWIGSIIHRKITATK, from the coding sequence ATGAACAGCAGAACAGCAGACCGGATTGCCACCGGAGTTTTCATTGCGATAGCGGTTATTATCATAACGATATTGGTTGCGCTATTTTCTTATATTTTATTTAACGGTCTAAAATATGTTTCCTTTGATTTCATTACCACTCCATCTAGTAATATCAGGGCAGGAGGGGGAATAAGAGATCAATTATTCAACTCTCTTTATATTTTATTCATTACGATGCTGATTACTATTCCTCTTGGACTTGGCGGAGGAATATATATGGCAGAATACGCAAAGCCAGGCAAAGTGACAAACGCGATCCGCTCCTGTATCGAAGTCCTAGCTTCTCTTCCTTCCATTGTAATTGGAATGTTTGGTCTTTTGATGTTTGTTAATTTAACTGGCTGGGGATATACGATTCTTGGTGGGGCACTGGCTTTAACGGTATTTAACCTTCCAGTTATGGTACGAGTCAGTGAAGATGCTATTAGGTCCGTTCCACGTGATCAAAAAGAAGCAAGTCTTGCCCTTGGTATTACTCACTGGCATACAATTAAAACTATTCTTTTGCCGAGTGCTTTTCCGTCCATCTTAACAGGTGCGATTTTGGCATCAGGCCGTGTTTTTGGCGAAGCAGCTTCCTTACTGTTTACAGCTGGCCAATCAACTCCAAGATTGGATTATGCAGATTGGAATCCGTTTTCAGATATGTCACCTTTAAATATTTTCCGTCCTGCTGAAACATTGGCTGTTCATATTTGGGCTCTCAATACACAAGGAATAATTCCAGACGTAAAGGAAATTTCAAATGGATCGGCAGCGGTCCTTATCATTTCCGTCCTTATCTTTAACTTATCTGCCCGCTGGATCGGCAGCATCATCCACCGGAAAATAACGGCGACAAAATAA
- the pstB gene encoding phosphate ABC transporter ATP-binding protein PstB: protein MLKVNNLEIFYGEKRAVNGINMDIEKNAVTALIGPSGCGKSTFLRSINRMNDLIPGARAEGEILYEDINILSKEVNVVALRKEIGMVFQKPNPFPKSIYNNITHALKFSGIRKKSVLDDVVEESLTKAALWDEVKDRLHKSALSLSGGQQQRLCIARTIAMKPTVMLLDEPSSAFDPISNAKVEDLILELKKEYSILIVTHNMSQASRISDKTAFFLNGDLIEFDVTDKIFTNPSVKKTEEYISGRFG, encoded by the coding sequence ATTTTAAAGGTAAATAATTTGGAAATATTTTATGGTGAAAAACGTGCTGTAAATGGTATTAACATGGATATTGAAAAGAATGCGGTCACTGCGCTTATTGGCCCGTCGGGTTGCGGGAAATCGACATTTTTGCGCAGTATTAACCGTATGAATGATCTCATTCCTGGAGCGAGGGCTGAGGGGGAAATCCTTTATGAAGATATCAATATTTTATCTAAAGAAGTGAATGTAGTGGCCTTAAGAAAAGAGATTGGAATGGTTTTTCAGAAACCGAATCCTTTTCCAAAATCCATTTATAATAATATTACCCACGCTTTGAAATTTTCTGGTATCCGCAAAAAGAGTGTTCTTGACGATGTAGTGGAGGAAAGCCTGACTAAGGCGGCTTTATGGGATGAAGTAAAAGACCGTCTCCATAAGTCAGCACTTTCTCTTTCAGGCGGACAGCAGCAGCGGTTATGTATCGCACGTACGATTGCAATGAAACCTACGGTCATGCTGCTTGATGAACCTTCATCGGCCTTTGACCCTATCTCGAACGCAAAAGTGGAAGACCTGATTTTAGAATTAAAAAAGGAATATTCTATTCTTATCGTTACCCATAATATGTCGCAGGCGTCACGTATTTCTGATAAAACAGCTTTTTTCTTAAATGGTGATCTGATTGAATTTGATGTAACGGATAAAATTTTCACTAACCCGTCCGTAAAAAAGACCGAAGAATATATTTCCGGACGTTTTGGATAA
- a CDS encoding Crp/Fnr family transcriptional regulator, whose amino-acid sequence MQNESISLYNLLLQFFGKNESVQKIKAGTVLFQEKDPVQYIFLILKGSTAIGRVHEKGKEFLLKILNSRELLLEYQIFKDEPHYHFSAKTVTDCEFLFIKKEQFESFVLNDPSIMISLVSWLSTRYLKAQMKCQDLIMNGKKGGLYSILIRLCNSYGIMTENGILIDLPLTHQELANLTYGTREVIQRLLKELREMDIISYEQQKFTVKNLSYLKREVDCQNCSAEICGLN is encoded by the coding sequence ATGCAGAACGAGAGCATTTCTTTATACAATTTATTGCTTCAATTTTTCGGGAAGAATGAGTCCGTACAAAAAATTAAAGCTGGTACTGTCCTTTTTCAAGAAAAAGATCCTGTTCAGTACATATTTCTTATTTTAAAAGGAAGCACTGCTATTGGCAGGGTCCATGAAAAGGGAAAAGAATTTTTATTAAAGATATTAAACAGCCGTGAGCTTCTTCTGGAATATCAAATTTTTAAAGATGAACCCCACTACCATTTTTCTGCAAAAACAGTGACTGACTGCGAATTTTTATTTATTAAAAAGGAACAGTTTGAGTCTTTTGTTTTAAATGATCCTTCGATAATGATTTCTCTGGTTTCCTGGTTAAGCACTCGATATTTAAAAGCTCAAATGAAATGCCAGGATTTAATAATGAATGGCAAAAAAGGCGGTTTATATTCCATTTTGATTCGGCTTTGCAATTCATATGGTATCATGACAGAAAATGGAATACTCATTGACTTGCCGCTAACCCATCAGGAGCTTGCAAACCTGACCTACGGTACAAGAGAAGTAATCCAGCGTTTACTAAAGGAGCTGCGCGAAATGGACATCATTTCATATGAGCAGCAAAAATTCACGGTAAAAAACCTCAGTTATTTAAAAAGAGAGGTAGACTGCCAAAATTGCTCTGCTGAAATTTGCGGATTGAACTAA
- the ispG gene encoding flavodoxin-dependent (E)-4-hydroxy-3-methylbut-2-enyl-diphosphate synthase, translated as MIHRTKTRPIKVGNLTIGGSNELIIQSMTTTKTHDVEATVAEIKRLEEAGCQIVRVACPDERAANAIAEIKKRINIPLVVDIHFDYKLALKAIEGGADKIRINPGNIGKREKVEAVVKAAKERGIPIRIGVNAGSLEKRILEKYGYPTADGMVESALHHIKILEDLDFHDIIVSMKASDVNLAIEAYEKAAKAFDYPLHLGITESGTLYAGTIKSAAGLGAIISKGIGNTLRISLSADPVEEVKVARELLKVFGLSSNAATLISCPTCGRIEIDLISIANEVEEYIQKIKAPIKVAVLGCAVNGPGEAREADIGIAGARGEGLLFRKGEIVRKVPENELVDELKKEIDQIAEEYFQKKAAEAELQV; from the coding sequence ATTATACATCGCACAAAGACCCGTCCAATTAAAGTGGGGAATTTAACGATTGGCGGGAGCAATGAGTTAATCATACAAAGCATGACGACGACCAAGACGCATGATGTTGAAGCTACGGTCGCCGAGATTAAACGGCTCGAAGAGGCTGGCTGCCAAATTGTCCGAGTTGCATGTCCGGATGAACGTGCTGCCAATGCCATAGCTGAGATCAAAAAGAGAATCAATATCCCTCTTGTAGTCGATATTCATTTTGATTATAAGCTTGCTCTAAAAGCAATTGAAGGTGGAGCAGATAAAATCCGTATTAACCCGGGGAATATCGGAAAGCGTGAGAAGGTAGAGGCAGTTGTAAAGGCCGCTAAAGAACGTGGGATTCCGATTCGCATCGGTGTAAACGCCGGTTCCCTTGAAAAAAGAATCCTTGAAAAATACGGTTATCCAACAGCTGACGGTATGGTCGAGAGCGCGCTTCACCATATAAAGATTTTAGAAGACCTCGATTTCCATGATATTATCGTTTCAATGAAGGCATCGGACGTCAACCTTGCAATTGAAGCCTATGAAAAGGCAGCAAAAGCATTTGATTATCCATTACATCTTGGTATCACGGAGTCGGGGACATTGTATGCCGGTACAATTAAAAGTGCTGCCGGTTTAGGTGCGATCATCAGCAAAGGAATTGGAAATACTCTCCGTATATCCCTTAGTGCTGATCCTGTCGAAGAAGTAAAAGTGGCAAGGGAATTATTGAAAGTTTTCGGCCTTTCCTCAAATGCTGCAACCTTAATTTCCTGTCCAACATGCGGCAGAATCGAAATTGATTTAATCAGTATTGCGAATGAAGTAGAAGAATATATACAAAAAATCAAGGCTCCAATCAAGGTTGCAGTCCTTGGCTGCGCTGTTAACGGACCGGGTGAAGCCCGCGAAGCCGACATTGGAATCGCTGGAGCACGTGGAGAAGGCCTGTTATTCCGCAAGGGTGAAATAGTCCGGAAGGTTCCCGAAAATGAATTAGTCGATGAGCTTAAAAAAGAAATTGACCAAATTGCAGAGGAATATTTCCAGAAGAAAGCTGCAGAAGCAGAATTGCAGGTATAA
- a CDS encoding superoxide dismutase translates to MAFELPQLPYGYDALEPNIDKETMNIHHTKHHNTYVTNLNNALEGNEELLSKSVEEVVANLDAVPENVRTAVRNNGGGHANHSLFWQILSPNGGGEPTGELADALNKKFGSLENFKEEFAKAATTRFGSGWAWLVVNNGELEVTSTPNQDSPLMEGKTPVLGLDVWEHAYYLKYQNRRPEYINTFWNVVNWDEVSKRYNEAK, encoded by the coding sequence ATGGCATTCGAATTACCGCAATTACCTTATGGTTATGACGCCTTGGAACCAAACATTGATAAGGAAACAATGAATATTCACCACACTAAGCACCACAACACATACGTAACAAATCTAAACAATGCATTAGAAGGAAACGAAGAATTGCTTTCTAAAAGCGTTGAAGAAGTTGTAGCAAACCTTGATGCGGTTCCTGAAAATGTCCGCACTGCAGTTCGCAACAACGGTGGCGGCCACGCTAACCATTCTCTATTCTGGCAAATCCTTTCACCAAACGGTGGTGGTGAGCCAACAGGTGAGTTGGCTGACGCACTTAACAAGAAATTCGGTAGCCTTGAAAACTTCAAGGAAGAGTTCGCTAAAGCAGCTACTACACGTTTTGGTTCAGGCTGGGCTTGGCTTGTAGTTAATAACGGAGAATTAGAAGTAACTAGCACACCAAACCAAGATTCTCCACTTATGGAAGGAAAAACTCCTGTACTTGGACTTGATGTTTGGGAGCATGCTTACTACTTGAAATATCAAAACCGCCGTCCGGAATATATTAACACTTTCTGGAACGTTGTTAATTGGGACGAAGTTTCAAAACGATACAACGAAGCAAAGTAA
- the phoU gene encoding phosphate signaling complex protein PhoU: MSMRSNFDSNLKQLKEMLLDMAYLSEQAIKDAMDALVKQDLKRAEQIIEGDNAIDEMEHKIDDKAILMLATQSPVATDLRKVIVALKISSEVERIGDMAVNIAKSTQHIGNEKHIKEIVDIPRMMEMALEMLTDALTSFYTEDISLARKCAEKDDKVDEMYGRLVRELMGYIPENPAATNQITQLAFVCRFIERIADHATNIAENVIFLVTGKRYDLNA, encoded by the coding sequence ATGAGTATGAGATCAAATTTTGACAGCAATTTAAAGCAGCTAAAAGAAATGCTGCTTGATATGGCATATCTTTCTGAGCAAGCGATTAAAGATGCAATGGATGCACTTGTTAAACAGGATTTAAAAAGGGCAGAGCAGATCATTGAAGGTGACAATGCAATTGATGAGATGGAACATAAAATTGATGATAAGGCAATCTTAATGTTAGCCACACAATCTCCTGTCGCAACAGATTTAAGAAAGGTGATTGTTGCATTAAAAATTTCGTCAGAAGTTGAACGGATTGGCGATATGGCAGTGAATATCGCTAAATCGACTCAGCACATCGGAAATGAAAAGCATATCAAGGAAATCGTAGATATTCCAAGGATGATGGAAATGGCTCTTGAAATGCTGACAGATGCCTTGACATCTTTCTATACGGAAGATATTTCACTGGCTCGAAAATGTGCTGAAAAGGATGATAAGGTCGATGAAATGTACGGAAGGCTTGTTCGGGAATTAATGGGTTATATTCCTGAAAATCCGGCAGCGACCAATCAAATTACTCAGCTTGCATTTGTATGCCGATTTATTGAGAGAATTGCCGACCACGCTACAAATATTGCCGAAAATGTTATTTTCCTGGTAACTGGAAAACGTTATGATTTGAATGCTTAA
- a CDS encoding DUF456 family protein, which translates to MDILYWSLITLLFAVAFVGLVYPIIPSVLFLLAGFLLYGFLFSFQHFTWYFWVIQGLLVVLLFGADFLSNMIGIKKYGGSKAGIWGSTIGIVAGPIVIPFLGILIGPFIGAIAAEFIFNKRSFSESVKIGFGSVIGFISSIITKSIIQVLMIIYFLVVVF; encoded by the coding sequence ATGGACATATTATATTGGTCGTTAATTACGCTTCTCTTTGCTGTAGCGTTTGTGGGGTTGGTATATCCAATTATACCTAGTGTTTTATTTTTGCTTGCAGGATTTTTATTATATGGCTTCCTTTTTTCTTTTCAGCACTTCACCTGGTATTTTTGGGTAATTCAAGGATTGCTTGTTGTCCTGTTATTTGGTGCAGACTTCCTGTCCAATATGATTGGTATAAAGAAATATGGAGGATCAAAAGCGGGGATATGGGGAAGCACGATTGGTATAGTGGCAGGTCCAATCGTTATTCCTTTTTTAGGAATTCTAATTGGCCCATTTATAGGTGCTATTGCGGCTGAATTTATTTTTAATAAGAGGAGCTTCTCTGAAAGCGTGAAAATTGGCTTTGGTTCTGTTATAGGTTTTATTAGCAGCATCATCACAAAGTCAATCATCCAGGTGTTAATGATCATTTATTTTCTTGTCGTTGTATTCTAA
- a CDS encoding PhoU domain-containing protein yields the protein MNFQGTDMYTRLIAGVGLLAAIVLFWAIGRFIIKTVVKLMKFGESSASEPVQLDTSYFVQSPGIALGQAKEEVVRMGFMANSIIEETAELIKSNLHKHAVKAWELEKTIQHLYEKISEYLSELSNYPLSDEDTDKHIILLETNEDIVRIVEHVMNIIMLIEKYDSNSLPAFDKYIDKMLLLSGEAFKQSLQAFDYNDKTAAENAKKLEEEINNLEQQYHKEQMERLRKGVFTGHLGIIYDDIVLNIELIGKHSSNISVNVLKKDFLK from the coding sequence ATGAATTTTCAGGGGACTGATATGTATACCAGGCTTATCGCCGGAGTCGGATTATTGGCAGCAATTGTGCTCTTTTGGGCAATTGGCAGGTTCATTATCAAGACAGTTGTGAAGCTTATGAAGTTCGGGGAGAGTTCTGCGAGTGAGCCGGTACAACTTGATACAAGCTATTTCGTCCAATCTCCCGGAATTGCTCTTGGACAGGCAAAGGAAGAAGTCGTGCGGATGGGCTTTATGGCCAATAGTATCATTGAAGAAACAGCTGAACTTATAAAATCTAATTTACATAAACATGCTGTGAAAGCATGGGAACTAGAAAAAACAATCCAACATTTATATGAAAAAATATCAGAATATTTATCTGAGCTTTCAAATTATCCTTTATCTGATGAAGACACTGATAAACATATCATTTTGTTGGAGACTAACGAGGACATTGTTCGTATAGTGGAGCATGTAATGAATATTATCATGCTCATAGAGAAATACGACAGTAACTCATTGCCAGCCTTCGATAAATATATAGATAAAATGTTACTCTTGTCTGGGGAAGCATTTAAACAATCCCTTCAAGCTTTTGACTATAATGATAAGACAGCTGCAGAGAATGCTAAAAAATTAGAAGAAGAAATTAATAATTTGGAACAGCAATATCACAAAGAACAGATGGAAAGGTTGAGAAAGGGTGTATTTACAGGGCATTTAGGTATTATTTACGATGATATAGTCCTAAATATAGAGCTTATTGGCAAACATTCATCCAATATTTCTGTTAATGTACTGAAAAAAGACTTTCTAAAATGA